A single region of the Vibrio cyclitrophicus genome encodes:
- the trpS gene encoding tryptophan--tRNA ligase, giving the protein MSKPIVLSGVQPSGELSIGNYLGALRQWQQMQDDYDCQYCVVDLHAITVRQDPKALHEATLDALAICLAVGVDPKKSTLFVQSHVPEHAQLGWLLNCYTQMGELSRMTQFKDKSARHSNDVNVGLYDYPVLMAADILLYGAHQVPVGSDQKQHLELARDIATRFNNIYGPETPIFQVPEPYIPTVNARVMSLQDATKKMSKSDDNRKNVITLLEEPKSIIKKINKAQTDAETPPRIAHDWENKAGISNLMGLYSAATGKTFEEIEAQYQGVEMYGPFKKDVGAALVEMLEPIQSEYHRIRADRAYMDAVMKAGSEKASERAAVTLKKAYEAVGFVTRP; this is encoded by the coding sequence ATGAGCAAGCCCATCGTATTGAGTGGTGTTCAACCATCTGGTGAACTAAGTATCGGTAACTACTTGGGTGCTCTACGTCAATGGCAACAGATGCAAGATGATTACGATTGCCAATACTGTGTTGTAGACCTTCACGCAATTACGGTTCGCCAAGACCCGAAAGCACTGCATGAAGCGACTCTAGACGCACTAGCAATCTGTCTTGCTGTCGGTGTTGATCCAAAGAAGAGCACGCTATTTGTTCAGTCACACGTACCAGAGCATGCTCAACTTGGTTGGCTTCTTAACTGTTACACGCAAATGGGTGAACTGAGCCGTATGACTCAGTTTAAAGATAAGTCTGCACGTCACTCAAACGACGTAAACGTAGGCCTATACGACTACCCAGTGTTGATGGCTGCAGACATCCTGCTTTACGGCGCTCACCAAGTGCCAGTCGGTAGCGACCAGAAACAGCACCTAGAGCTAGCGCGTGATATCGCCACTCGTTTCAACAACATCTACGGTCCTGAAACGCCAATCTTCCAAGTGCCAGAACCTTACATTCCAACAGTGAATGCACGTGTAATGAGCCTGCAAGACGCGACTAAGAAGATGTCTAAGTCGGATGATAACCGTAAGAACGTGATTACTCTGCTAGAAGAGCCTAAGTCGATCATCAAGAAGATCAACAAAGCGCAAACCGATGCAGAAACGCCACCACGCATTGCTCACGATTGGGAAAACAAAGCGGGTATCTCTAACCTGATGGGTCTTTACTCAGCAGCGACGGGTAAAACGTTTGAAGAGATCGAAGCGCAGTACCAAGGCGTTGAGATGTACGGTCCATTCAAGAAAGACGTAGGCGCAGCATTGGTTGAGATGCTTGAGCCTATTCAATCTGAATACCACCGTATCCGTGCTGACCGTGCTTACATGGACGCAGTAATGAAAGCGGGTTCTGAAAAAGCGTCTGAGCGTGCTGCAGTCACACTGAAAAAAGCATACGAAGCAGTCGGTTTTGTTACTCGCCCATAA
- a CDS encoding AAA family ATPase has protein sequence MSLAHELRVLELESQVELLERLQLLTNFGSNLVTVAGKAGSGRSWLAQRYLEAWSTEKNQCLLLCHPSQDDQQRRALILSQIVSDPLFNQHDSLSDSLTRLLDGEACNVVIVVDDAHRLSELLVSELWMLVLEAQSNPQWTINIVLFSDTGHLDTLLTRLSYGQQHKPIDLEIDDLSQPEAEHFFESLVIRYVDDESETRVRRAFNKAQPLPGELMALGELKVEKRIIIRSIIGSPINITIVVALLLLLIGGGYWWMFSQPTPNDKAQSLIAPIEQTAIPTFEVESGTEKAGVDGSVDSEAATDMSYQGADDDSSSLPPTVVEDTASVGEVEQDQQRVVITSDVVDALLDDKPESADTSAIDAAVEENTGAAVSSQSDAGKVESQPSADEAADLTQSSPPTKKITFSFSREELQAISPRAYTLQLSAMTSLEDVQSFIEEYDLENKVRIYPTLRNDTKWFIITYQDYPTIQVARDAVSALSKPLQQLEPWAKSMNQVHREIERAK, from the coding sequence ATGAGTTTGGCTCATGAATTAAGAGTATTAGAGTTAGAATCTCAAGTTGAGCTGCTAGAGCGCTTACAGCTTTTGACTAACTTTGGCTCAAACCTAGTCACGGTTGCTGGTAAAGCTGGCTCTGGCCGATCTTGGTTGGCTCAGCGTTATCTTGAAGCATGGTCGACAGAAAAAAATCAGTGTTTACTGCTTTGTCATCCAAGCCAAGACGATCAACAACGCCGCGCGCTTATTCTTAGCCAAATTGTTTCTGATCCCCTGTTTAATCAACACGATTCTTTATCAGATAGCCTGACAAGGTTACTGGATGGAGAGGCGTGTAATGTGGTTATCGTTGTTGATGATGCCCACCGACTTTCTGAGCTATTGGTATCCGAATTATGGATGTTGGTACTGGAAGCTCAATCAAACCCTCAATGGACGATCAATATCGTTCTCTTCTCGGATACTGGTCACTTAGACACGCTATTAACACGTCTTAGTTACGGCCAACAACACAAGCCTATCGATCTCGAGATCGATGACCTTTCGCAACCAGAAGCTGAACATTTCTTCGAATCACTGGTGATTCGATATGTTGATGATGAGTCTGAAACTCGCGTGCGACGTGCGTTTAATAAAGCGCAACCTCTGCCTGGTGAGTTAATGGCTTTAGGAGAATTGAAAGTGGAAAAAAGGATTATTATTCGCTCAATTATTGGCTCACCTATCAATATCACGATTGTGGTGGCCTTGTTGCTGTTGTTAATTGGTGGTGGTTATTGGTGGATGTTCAGTCAACCAACACCAAACGATAAAGCGCAGTCGCTTATCGCACCGATTGAACAGACGGCTATTCCAACCTTTGAAGTGGAAAGTGGCACTGAAAAAGCTGGCGTTGATGGATCTGTTGATTCTGAAGCTGCAACCGACATGAGTTACCAAGGTGCGGATGATGACAGTTCGTCTCTGCCACCGACTGTCGTTGAAGATACTGCGAGTGTTGGAGAAGTCGAACAAGATCAGCAGCGTGTTGTGATCACCTCTGACGTGGTTGATGCTCTGCTTGATGATAAACCTGAAAGTGCCGATACCAGCGCGATTGACGCGGCTGTTGAAGAAAACACAGGTGCCGCGGTGAGTTCGCAGTCAGATGCAGGCAAAGTGGAGTCACAGCCTTCAGCCGATGAAGCAGCAGACCTAACACAGTCCTCGCCACCGACTAAGAAAATTACATTCTCATTTTCTCGTGAAGAGTTACAAGCTATCTCGCCGCGAGCTTATACTTTGCAGTTGAGTGCGATGACCTCATTGGAAGACGTCCAATCTTTCATTGAAGAGTATGACCTTGAGAACAAGGTTCGTATCTACCCAACACTTCGCAACGACACCAAGTGGTTTATTATCACTTATCAAGATTACCCAACGATTCAAGTGGCGAGAGATGCGGTAAGTGCGTTATCAAAACCACTTCAACAGTTGGAACCTTGGGCAAAATCGATGAATCAAGTACATCGAGAGATAGAACGTGCGAAATAA
- the pilO gene encoding type 4a pilus biogenesis protein PilO, which translates to MANLQNRISWQNRMSFQDLDVDEITEWPLLPQFLVILVLIVLIQGVGTWLYVLPLDDELQQMKQQEQTLKTTLRIKANKVAALPKLQSQLDELTSRYDYLLEQLPVQKELASMLASVNELGLDNSLTFTRIDWGQKQNKEFLYRLPLNIELTGDYHEIGDFSAAIAKLPRIISFDDVNWQRVSQESSTLHFRVRAYTYQFKSEVNDETQ; encoded by the coding sequence ATGGCTAACCTTCAAAATAGGATTAGTTGGCAAAACAGGATGAGTTTTCAGGATCTTGATGTTGATGAGATCACCGAATGGCCATTGCTGCCTCAGTTTCTCGTGATCCTTGTGTTGATAGTGTTAATCCAAGGTGTCGGCACTTGGCTTTATGTGCTGCCTCTCGACGATGAACTGCAACAGATGAAGCAACAAGAACAAACCTTAAAGACGACCTTGCGAATAAAGGCTAATAAGGTGGCAGCCTTACCTAAGTTGCAGAGCCAGTTGGATGAGCTAACCAGTCGCTACGATTATCTGTTAGAGCAACTGCCCGTTCAAAAAGAGCTCGCCAGTATGTTGGCGTCTGTGAATGAACTCGGCTTGGATAATTCGCTGACCTTCACTCGAATCGATTGGGGTCAAAAGCAGAATAAGGAGTTTCTCTATCGTTTACCGCTCAATATCGAGCTGACGGGTGACTATCACGAGATCGGCGACTTCTCGGCTGCCATCGCCAAACTGCCGCGCATCATTAGTTTTGATGATGTGAATTGGCAGCGAGTCAGCCAAGAAAGCAGCACGCTGCACTTTAGGGTTCGAGCTTATACCTACCAGTTTAAATCGGAGGTCAATGATGAAACCCAATAG
- a CDS encoding type IV pilus secretin PilQ family protein, with protein sequence MIKGISRLVSKALQGFAVSVMLVFSVFSYAESLPNKLENIDFRVNKDKDAVIIIELATTTAVVDVQRAQEGLSIELINTEVDDDKLYLLDVKDFATLVEGIEVYKETPSTRLLATISNDYQYEYNLKGRFIEVVISKPVIDEATKEKSVLEKEGKLISINFQDIPVRNVLQLIADYNDFNLVVSDSVAGNLTLRLDGVPWQQVLDIILQVKGLDKRVDGNVILVAPKAELDLREQQALEKSRLEEELGELKSEIIKINFAKATDIADMIGGEGAVSMLSDRGSITIDERTNSLLIRELEENIAVIRGIIESLDIPVKQVQIEARIVTVTEGNLDELGVRWGVSSTNGSFTVGGSIEGNHPSAITPYDDDSGSSVIDDYLNVNLGATSPNASSIAFQVAKLGSDTLLDLELSALQQESKAEIISSPRLITTNKKPAYIEQGTEIPYLESSSSGATSVAFKKAVLSLKVTPQITPDNRLVLDLSVTQDRPGQVVKTGTGEAVAIDTQRIGTQVLVNNGETVVLGGIFQHSVSSTVDKVPLLGDLPVLGALFRRSYENVGKSELLIFVTPKVVIQ encoded by the coding sequence ATGATTAAAGGAATAAGTAGATTAGTGAGCAAGGCTCTACAAGGTTTTGCTGTGTCTGTGATGTTGGTTTTTAGCGTATTCAGTTATGCAGAAAGCCTACCAAATAAATTAGAGAATATTGATTTTAGGGTTAATAAGGATAAAGACGCCGTCATTATTATTGAGCTAGCCACCACCACTGCGGTGGTCGATGTGCAGCGTGCTCAGGAAGGGTTAAGTATCGAACTCATAAATACTGAGGTTGACGATGACAAACTCTACCTACTGGATGTGAAAGACTTCGCTACCTTGGTTGAAGGCATTGAAGTATATAAAGAGACACCAAGCACTCGGCTTCTCGCGACGATTAGCAATGACTATCAGTATGAATACAATCTAAAGGGGCGCTTTATTGAGGTGGTGATCAGTAAACCAGTTATCGATGAAGCGACCAAAGAAAAAAGCGTTCTAGAGAAAGAGGGTAAGCTGATATCGATTAACTTCCAAGACATCCCAGTACGAAATGTCCTGCAGTTGATTGCCGACTACAACGACTTCAATCTCGTGGTGTCTGATTCGGTAGCCGGAAACCTGACGTTACGCTTAGATGGCGTACCTTGGCAGCAAGTTCTCGACATTATCTTGCAAGTTAAAGGATTGGATAAGCGCGTGGATGGCAATGTTATCTTGGTCGCGCCGAAAGCGGAACTCGATCTTCGAGAGCAGCAAGCGTTAGAAAAGTCGCGTTTAGAAGAGGAGCTAGGGGAGCTTAAGTCGGAAATCATCAAGATTAACTTTGCAAAAGCCACCGACATCGCCGATATGATTGGCGGCGAAGGTGCGGTTAGCATGTTGTCCGATCGCGGCTCAATTACCATTGATGAACGCACCAACTCACTGCTCATTCGTGAATTGGAAGAAAACATTGCAGTGATCCGAGGCATCATTGAATCGCTAGATATTCCCGTTAAGCAAGTACAGATAGAGGCGCGTATTGTAACCGTCACTGAGGGTAATCTTGATGAACTTGGCGTTCGCTGGGGCGTTTCCTCAACCAACGGAAGCTTCACTGTTGGCGGTTCAATTGAAGGGAACCACCCATCAGCGATTACGCCATATGACGACGATAGCGGCAGCAGCGTGATTGATGATTATCTCAACGTCAATTTAGGGGCAACATCGCCGAACGCCTCGAGTATTGCGTTTCAGGTGGCCAAACTGGGCTCAGATACATTGCTCGATCTTGAGCTCTCAGCACTGCAACAAGAGTCGAAAGCTGAGATCATTTCGAGCCCACGCTTAATTACCACCAATAAAAAGCCGGCTTATATTGAGCAAGGTACTGAAATCCCTTACTTAGAGTCCTCTTCAAGTGGTGCAACGTCGGTCGCATTTAAGAAAGCGGTATTGAGTCTCAAGGTGACGCCGCAGATAACGCCCGACAATCGCTTGGTGTTGGATTTGAGTGTGACTCAAGATAGACCAGGGCAAGTGGTAAAAACCGGAACTGGAGAAGCTGTGGCGATTGATACTCAACGTATTGGCACGCAAGTGCTTGTTAATAATGGTGAAACTGTCGTGCTTGGTGGGATATTCCAGCACAGCGTGAGCAGTACGGTGGATAAAGTGCCTCTGTTGGGAGACCTGCCAGTTTTGGGTGCATTGTTCCGTCGCAGCTATGAAAATGTGGGTAAAAGTGAACTACTTATTTTTGTCACACCCAAAGTTGTGATTCAGTAA
- a CDS encoding porin yields the protein MLKRNAVALAISSLFMASAVNAVTIYEDENGDFVKLYGEVGVGGHIGANYKYGEFYADQTFIDDSFATMGVKGKNDKMHYRLELDYERENWEYGSGDMVLAIDKVFIGYDLYKSKNQEHYVEVGLTDTAFDDYDKWGDFTFDTTVETGESGDQDMTAKYEGKYFGAIKVGASYTNRAESSSGSELGEVVSGYIGYFGDRFSVVAGAEGRGGSDGKSKYGEQRLLGAGARLAVTETFHLGVNAFYEEEDIGECTLWQEDDFSGERQCIGVFNEYETQENKGYLASAKYQFTDNWEFTASYNFEEYEKWAIDNRNEQAASGNDAHSWGDERVWGTFGVNYRPTPSSVIALEWNTGEAAQDAYAYARVYF from the coding sequence ATGTTAAAAAGAAATGCAGTGGCGCTAGCAATTTCTTCTTTATTCATGGCATCGGCAGTAAATGCTGTAACCATCTATGAAGATGAAAATGGTGACTTCGTAAAACTCTATGGTGAGGTCGGTGTTGGTGGTCATATTGGTGCTAACTATAAATACGGCGAGTTTTACGCAGACCAAACTTTCATTGATGACTCATTCGCAACTATGGGTGTGAAAGGCAAAAACGACAAGATGCACTATCGCTTAGAGCTGGACTACGAGCGTGAGAACTGGGAATACGGTTCTGGTGATATGGTTCTGGCGATCGATAAAGTCTTTATTGGATATGATCTGTACAAGAGCAAGAATCAAGAGCACTACGTAGAGGTAGGTCTAACCGATACTGCATTTGATGATTACGACAAGTGGGGTGACTTCACTTTCGATACTACGGTCGAAACAGGTGAATCTGGCGACCAAGACATGACAGCAAAGTATGAAGGTAAATATTTTGGTGCAATCAAAGTAGGCGCTTCGTATACCAACCGTGCTGAGTCCTCTTCTGGCTCTGAGCTTGGCGAAGTCGTTAGTGGTTACATTGGTTACTTTGGCGATCGCTTCTCTGTGGTTGCAGGTGCGGAAGGTCGCGGCGGTTCTGATGGTAAATCGAAATACGGTGAGCAGCGTCTACTAGGTGCTGGTGCGCGCCTTGCGGTGACAGAAACATTTCACCTTGGTGTAAATGCATTCTACGAAGAAGAAGATATTGGCGAATGTACTTTATGGCAAGAGGACGATTTTTCTGGAGAAAGACAGTGTATTGGTGTGTTTAATGAGTACGAAACTCAAGAGAATAAAGGTTACCTTGCGTCTGCGAAATATCAGTTTACCGACAACTGGGAATTCACAGCATCTTACAACTTTGAAGAATATGAAAAGTGGGCGATTGATAACCGTAACGAACAAGCTGCAAGTGGCAACGATGCGCACAGTTGGGGTGATGAGCGAGTATGGGGCACATTCGGTGTTAACTACCGTCCCACGCCTTCTAGCGTGATCGCACTTGAGTGGAATACCGGTGAAGCAGCACAAGATGCGTACGCTTACGCACGCGTTTACTTCTAA
- a CDS encoding ribulose-phosphate 3-epimerase encodes MKDFLIAPSILSADFARLGEDVEKVLAAGADVVHFDVMDNHYVPNLTFGAPICKALRDYGITAPIDVHLMVKPVDSIVPEFAKAGASMITFHVEASEHIDRTLQLIKEHGCKAGVVLNPATPLSCLDYIMDKVDMILLMSVNPGFGGQSFIPHTLDKLRAVRKLIDESGRDIRLEIDGGVKVDNIREIAEAGADMFVAGSAIFNQPDYKEVIDEMRAELAKVNA; translated from the coding sequence ATGAAAGATTTTCTAATCGCTCCATCGATTTTGTCTGCAGATTTTGCTCGTCTTGGTGAAGACGTAGAAAAAGTACTCGCAGCCGGTGCTGATGTTGTGCACTTCGATGTGATGGACAACCACTACGTACCGAACCTGACTTTTGGCGCACCTATCTGTAAAGCGCTGCGTGACTACGGCATCACTGCTCCTATCGATGTTCACCTAATGGTTAAGCCTGTGGACAGCATTGTGCCTGAGTTTGCGAAAGCCGGCGCATCAATGATTACCTTCCACGTTGAAGCATCAGAGCACATCGATCGCACTCTACAGCTAATCAAAGAACACGGTTGTAAAGCGGGTGTGGTTCTTAACCCAGCAACACCGCTGTCTTGCCTAGATTACATCATGGACAAAGTAGACATGATTCTACTAATGTCTGTGAACCCTGGCTTCGGTGGCCAATCTTTCATTCCTCACACGCTAGATAAGCTACGCGCTGTTCGTAAACTTATTGACGAATCTGGCCGTGATATCCGCCTTGAGATTGATGGCGGCGTGAAGGTTGATAACATCCGTGAAATCGCAGAAGCGGGCGCAGATATGTTCGTTGCCGGTTCAGCTATCTTCAATCAACCGGACTACAAAGAAGTGATTGATGAGATGCGTGCAGAGCTTGCAAAAGTTAACGCATAA
- a CDS encoding pilus assembly protein PilP, translating into MKPNSAFYSIVLLLALSGCKANQDSLQDFVTQVEAKARKEVEQLVPATEFTAATYQRRTFRPPFELPKEAIVQNQPLVKKDCWQPSARSRNGKLEKYPLSKLRLRGVMGSGSSVFGLVQTPKGNVVNVKKGQFIGLNNGRVTKVTSQYVQINETLPDGLGCWHKRNVRLALK; encoded by the coding sequence ATGAAACCCAATAGCGCGTTTTACTCAATCGTGTTGCTGCTTGCGCTATCTGGCTGCAAAGCGAATCAAGACTCACTACAAGACTTTGTGACGCAGGTTGAAGCCAAGGCGAGAAAAGAGGTTGAGCAGCTTGTCCCAGCAACTGAATTCACGGCGGCGACTTATCAGCGCCGCACTTTTCGTCCTCCCTTTGAACTGCCTAAAGAAGCCATCGTGCAAAACCAACCCTTGGTTAAGAAAGACTGCTGGCAACCCAGCGCCCGTTCTCGTAATGGCAAGTTAGAGAAGTACCCGCTGAGTAAGCTTCGTTTAAGAGGCGTGATGGGCAGTGGATCAAGTGTGTTCGGCTTAGTGCAAACACCCAAAGGCAACGTGGTAAACGTCAAGAAAGGCCAGTTTATCGGCCTAAACAATGGCCGAGTTACTAAGGTGACGAGCCAGTACGTTCAGATTAATGAAACTCTTCCAGATGGCTTAGGTTGTTGGCATAAGCGCAACGTTAGGCTGGCTCTGAAGTAA
- the aroK gene encoding shikimate kinase AroK: protein MAEKRNIFLVGPMGAGKSTIGRHLASQLHMEFLDSDTVIEERTGADIAWVFDVEGEDGFRKREESVINDLTEEQGIVLATGGGSVLSKENRNRLSARGIVVYLETTIEKQLARTNRDKKRPLLQTDNPRDVLEDLAVSRNALYEEVADYTVRTDDQSAKVVANQIVKMLEER from the coding sequence ATGGCTGAGAAACGCAATATTTTTCTTGTTGGCCCAATGGGCGCCGGCAAAAGTACAATTGGTAGACACCTAGCTTCCCAACTTCATATGGAGTTTCTAGACTCTGACACTGTGATCGAAGAGCGCACTGGCGCAGACATCGCATGGGTTTTTGATGTTGAGGGCGAAGATGGTTTCCGTAAGCGCGAAGAATCTGTAATCAACGACCTGACAGAAGAACAAGGTATTGTTCTTGCGACAGGCGGTGGTTCAGTGCTGAGCAAAGAAAACCGTAACCGTCTATCTGCACGAGGCATTGTTGTATACCTAGAGACAACAATTGAAAAGCAACTTGCTCGCACTAATCGCGACAAGAAACGCCCTCTACTTCAAACAGACAACCCGCGTGATGTGCTAGAAGATCTAGCTGTATCTCGCAACGCACTATACGAAGAAGTGGCGGACTACACAGTTCGTACTGACGACCAAAGTGCAAAAGTGGTAGCCAACCAGATCGTAAAAATGCTAGAAGAACGTTAA
- a CDS encoding Dam family site-specific DNA-(adenine-N6)-methyltransferase → MKKQRAFLKWAGGKYGLVEDIQRHLPPARKLVEPFVGAGSVFLNTDFEQYLLADINPDLINLYNLLKTDPETYITEAKRWFCPENNRKEVFLDIRAEFNGTDNVMYRSLAFLYMNRFGFNGLCRYNKKGGFNVPFGSYKKPYFPEAELEFFAEKAKKATFVCEGYHETFSRARKGCVVYCDPPYAPLSNTANFTSYAGNGFSLDDQAALADVAERAAMERGIPVLISNHDTTLTRRLYHGAELNVVKVKRTISRNGAGRNKVDELLALFHKEKNQQHASEEL, encoded by the coding sequence ATGAAAAAGCAGCGTGCCTTTCTAAAATGGGCTGGTGGTAAATATGGCCTAGTTGAAGACATCCAACGTCACCTGCCACCTGCTCGTAAATTGGTAGAACCGTTTGTCGGTGCCGGCTCAGTATTTCTGAATACTGACTTTGAACAGTACCTGCTTGCAGATATCAATCCCGATCTTATCAACCTGTACAACCTACTTAAAACCGATCCTGAAACTTATATCACGGAAGCGAAGCGCTGGTTCTGTCCCGAGAACAATCGCAAAGAAGTTTTCTTAGATATTCGCGCTGAGTTCAATGGTACAGATAACGTCATGTATCGTTCGTTGGCTTTCTTGTATATGAACCGATTTGGCTTCAATGGCCTATGTCGTTACAACAAGAAGGGCGGTTTTAACGTTCCATTTGGTTCTTATAAAAAACCTTATTTCCCAGAAGCTGAGCTGGAGTTTTTTGCCGAGAAAGCGAAAAAAGCCACCTTTGTTTGTGAGGGGTACCATGAAACCTTTAGCCGCGCCCGTAAAGGCTGTGTGGTTTACTGTGATCCTCCATACGCACCACTGTCGAACACGGCTAACTTTACCTCTTATGCGGGTAATGGCTTCAGCTTAGATGACCAAGCGGCCTTGGCTGATGTTGCAGAAAGAGCGGCAATGGAACGAGGCATCCCTGTCTTGATTTCAAACCATGACACCACCTTAACGCGCCGTTTATACCATGGTGCAGAACTAAACGTGGTCAAGGTTAAGCGCACCATCAGCCGTAACGGCGCTGGCCGTAATAAAGTTGATGAGCTATTGGCGCTTTTCCATAAAGAGAAAAACCAGCAGCACGCTTCAGAAGAATTATAG
- the aroB gene encoding 3-dehydroquinate synthase: MERITVNLAERSYPISIGAGLFEDPAYLSFLSGKQKVVVISNVTVAPLYADKILSLLDQVGCQTSLLELPDGEQYKTLETFNSVMSYMLEGNYSRDVVVIALGGGVIGDLVGFAASCYQRGIDFIQIPTTLLSQVDSSVGGKTAVNHPLGKNMIGAFYQPKSVIIDTNCLSTLPEREFAAGIAEVIKYGIIYDEAFFDWLEQNLDKLYQLDEEALITAIARCCAIKAEVVAIDEKESGIRALLNLGHTFGHAIEAELGYGNWLHGEAVSSGTVMAAKTAQLQGLISQQQLERIISILKNAKLPIHTPESMSFEDFMKHMMRDKKVLSGQLRLVLPTSIGTAEVVADVPQDIIKQAIDFCRTL, from the coding sequence ATGGAACGGATTACGGTCAATCTAGCTGAGCGTAGCTACCCTATCTCTATTGGCGCCGGGTTATTTGAAGACCCGGCGTACCTTTCTTTTTTGTCAGGTAAACAGAAAGTTGTTGTTATCAGTAATGTGACAGTAGCGCCTCTTTATGCTGATAAAATTTTATCGCTATTGGATCAAGTAGGCTGTCAAACTTCTCTTTTAGAGTTGCCAGACGGTGAGCAATACAAAACACTTGAAACGTTCAACTCAGTGATGAGCTACATGCTTGAAGGAAATTACAGCCGCGATGTGGTGGTAATTGCTTTGGGTGGTGGTGTTATCGGTGATTTGGTCGGTTTTGCTGCTTCTTGTTACCAGCGCGGTATTGATTTCATTCAAATCCCGACGACCCTTCTTTCTCAAGTGGACTCTTCTGTTGGTGGTAAAACTGCAGTAAACCATCCTCTTGGTAAGAATATGATCGGCGCTTTTTACCAACCGAAATCTGTGATCATCGATACCAACTGTTTATCGACGCTTCCAGAGCGTGAGTTTGCAGCAGGCATTGCTGAGGTGATCAAATACGGCATCATTTACGATGAAGCCTTCTTTGATTGGTTGGAACAGAATCTAGATAAACTTTATCAACTTGATGAAGAGGCACTGATTACCGCAATTGCTCGTTGTTGTGCAATTAAGGCTGAAGTGGTTGCTATCGATGAAAAAGAGTCAGGAATCAGAGCGTTATTGAACCTAGGTCATACATTTGGTCATGCGATCGAAGCAGAACTAGGCTATGGTAATTGGCTACATGGTGAAGCTGTGTCGTCAGGCACTGTAATGGCAGCGAAAACTGCGCAATTACAGGGACTGATCTCTCAGCAGCAACTTGAGCGAATTATTTCTATACTCAAGAATGCGAAACTGCCAATCCATACGCCAGAAAGCATGTCTTTTGAAGACTTTATGAAGCACATGATGCGCGATAAAAAAGTGCTGTCTGGTCAGTTGCGTTTGGTATTGCCAACAAGTATTGGTACTGCTGAAGTGGTTGCTGATGTGCCTCAAGACATCATTAAACAAGCGATCGATTTCTGCCGTACTCTTTAA
- a CDS encoding phosphoglycolate phosphatase: MSLSSIKLIAFDLDGTLLDSVPDLAVAADQACQELGFSSVSEEQVRDYVGNGADVLIGRSLSRNLTVDPSLEPELLKKARILFDDFYEQGGHKLSHLYPSVKETLAELDKAGFTMALVTNKPSKFVPDVLAQHGIDKYFVDVLGGDSFPEKKPNPVALNWLLEKHNVKAEEMLMVGDSSNDIKAAKNAGCHSFGLTYGYNHGEPISASNPDYVADNVAQLLDVVLVSA, encoded by the coding sequence ATGTCATTAAGCTCAATAAAACTGATCGCCTTTGATTTGGATGGAACCTTGTTAGATAGCGTGCCTGATTTGGCTGTCGCCGCTGACCAAGCTTGTCAGGAACTGGGTTTTTCTTCAGTAAGCGAAGAACAAGTTCGCGACTATGTAGGCAATGGTGCTGACGTGCTTATCGGGCGTTCACTCAGCCGCAACCTTACGGTTGACCCAAGCCTAGAGCCTGAGCTGTTAAAGAAAGCGCGCATCCTGTTTGATGATTTCTACGAGCAGGGTGGCCACAAGCTAAGCCACCTTTATCCATCAGTAAAAGAAACGCTCGCTGAGTTGGACAAAGCGGGCTTCACCATGGCGCTTGTAACCAACAAGCCATCGAAATTTGTACCAGACGTTCTGGCGCAGCATGGTATCGATAAGTACTTTGTTGATGTGTTGGGCGGCGACTCTTTCCCAGAGAAAAAGCCGAACCCAGTCGCGCTGAACTGGTTGCTAGAAAAGCACAATGTGAAAGCGGAAGAGATGTTGATGGTTGGTGATTCAAGCAATGACATCAAAGCAGCTAAGAACGCGGGTTGTCACTCGTTTGGCCTGACTTACGGCTACAATCATGGCGAGCCAATTTCAGCATCAAACCCTGACTATGTGGCGGATAACGTTGCTCAATTACTAGATGTCGTTCTAGTTTCAGCATAA